In Brassica napus cultivar Da-Ae chromosome C2, Da-Ae, whole genome shotgun sequence, the sequence AGGAGAATCGAGGCTTCAATATCAAGAGCTAGAGGAAGAAGACGGATATAAACTCTGTTATTGACATAAAATTAATCTACATTCATTAAGCTTACATACACAGCTGTATTTACATCAAACGAGTTTAATCTAATAAATCAAACTAAGCATCGCAATAGGTTTTCAAATATCTGATAAAGGAGCTACCGATCTTTCGTCTGACTTTGACTTGAGGTTTATAATCACGTCACCGGGAAAGTTCGAGTCAACTACTACATGCTGGAAGTGGAATGCCTTTCAACTTTTACTTTTAAGAGTGTTTTACAGTTAGGTAAATTATTATTGATATTGGGCAATAAGAGTGATATAAAATAAGACGGATAAAAATTATGTAACCGACAACCCGAGATTTTGGTTATTTACGCAAATAGGGTTTTTTAGATGATGAGAATTCTTTGGGCCCAAATAATGTCCATGCTGACTAATTCTGTAAAATCAAAACTTTCTATATTGAGAGACCGTtttgttattttggtcaaaaacaaaatattagcaTAGTTTTTAGGATTCGAAacagttaaataaaaaatttgcaTTTTAGGAAAGAAAAAATGTAGCAGCAGAAGAAAAGATCGGTTATTTAGAAAAATACATAACCGTTCAAAGTATTCTTCACACAGCCATAAGATGATTTAGGCAACTGGGAAAAAGAGAGATATCGATATTCGATTCACTCGGCAAAAAGTTGCCTTTGTATTAAAACCATAATCGAATACATTATACAGGTTAAAGGGGAGAGCATAGGACTATAATCACTTCCGGAAATCAACCAAAACAAATAAGAGATTCcaatgtttaattaaaaaaaacgaatATTTCCCATCAGAGTAACTATGACAATATAGCATCATATGAATACGATTTAATAATCAGATCCATAGCTTTTAATAAGTAATCCTCACTaggaaattttatattaaatactgGTAATAAAACAAAGAGCCTCAGACTCATTGATTCAATAGTAACGTCATGAATTTGATCAGGACAAGCCTACGAAAATCATCAACGGcagattacaaaaaaaagagtaaaaattaaaatatctcaTTCTTCCTACGCTGCAGCGTATAGTAATCTGACGCAGCAGACCAGCGTGTAAGTTGAGTTTATTTCGCTTCAATATGAACGAGCCGATGAGGAACTTATAATAATAATCCTATCAGCCAGAGAAAGAAGCTTTAACATcccaagaagaaacaaaaataatgaattcaaatcacaaataaatgaaaaactgATTGAATTTTCAGTTGAATAAAGAGATAAGATATCAAATTGAGTTGTAATATgcaaaagatgaagaagaagggatTATATACAGCTTCCTCTTGACGGCGATGAGTTCATTTAGGGTTAGGTTACCATCGGACTGTCACACACATAGCTCTCTAATAAAACCCAAGATTACTATAGGCCCATGTTTTAAATAATAGGCCTCAGGCCATCCTGCCCCTCATATTTGGGTTTGATTGCGTGCACAATCTGGTTTACTGCGGTTCCGTTTTggtttaatgaatttttaaaataatcaaaccaAACAATTTATAAACTTCCAATAAATGTTTCCAGAATGATCACCACTCGAAGAATTTTGTTTTATCGTAAACTTTATCGGCTATCCGGTCAGTATCAGGAGGAACATACGATATAacatctttaaattaatactctgtaaattaatatacactaaaatctctataaaataatataattttataattccaaATTGAATTTTTGATTCAATTattatatcgataaattaatatttttataaattaataaaaaacttataattttggtgtagtcccaacattattaatttatggaaATTTCACTGTACTTAATAGCATTGTTTGGATATCTTCCGATTAGTATCAGAGGAAagacatataatttgatttaatcCACCATGTTAATTATCTGGATCGAAAACCAAGTAAAACTGATCAAAAAGTGATAGGTTAGTTTCTAGTGTAAATCGAACTCAATAGTAATGTGGATGCGAAAACTACCAATatactctctctttttcttcctttttcaaatttcttCACGTCACGTTTACCACGTTACAtccacatatattaaaaaaaaaaacaattgtctcacaacacaagaagaaaacagtgaGAGAGGACTTGGGTTAATTTCCGTTTTCATCATCAGTTTCCTAGCTCTTTTTTTACTTACAAATGAGCCAATAGGATTCGGTTCCACGTGTCGGGCAACCCAGGGAGGCACCAGTGTATGCAATCAGCGTGACGCATTGGATCAGCCCTCTCCTCAGCCGTTAGCATCTTGCCCCCTGTCTCCGTGTATACAGATGTGTGTGCGTCGATGCGGTACTCGGAGAGCTGCGTAATGTTAATGACAGTCACGTGCGTGGCCATGTGCTTCACGACGCTTGACACCACTTTCATCATCTCCTTGTTGGAACCTGTTCCCCAAAAGCTCTTATCTTTTATTGGCTCTGTCTCGTTGAAACATTTAGGGCCGTTTGGCTTCCCCCAATCCGCACTTCTGCACGTTTTACACAACATTACTTTAAGGTTAATCACAAAATATAGAGTATGGTTTTGATTGTTTTATGTATGTTAGAATCATTGTTTGCATAAAACTACATTTTCTTATATCAACCATCGTTTGTGATATTCATGCGTTTGCTTTACGCATTTTACTGCTGCTATGCACCTAAATATAAGACTAGTTATGTTTACCTAGAGTGAGTAGGAGACATGGTGGTGAAGAAGACTTTAGTCTTATTAGAGTCAACGGTAGAGTCAACCCAATTAGCCCATGTCTTGAGCGCTAGCCTGTAAGCCACTGCTGTGTCTAAAGCCTCCGCACCTCTCTCTCCGTTTCCAAATGAACCCCACAAAGCTTTCATTCTGATTCCACTCATCCACCAAACATAAGTGTTGAAAACTAGAATATCAGCTCCTTCCCAATACTTGGATCGATCTTCCACTGAATCGACTTTCACTATCCTTTTCTTCAAATCCAAAATCACAGGCAAATCCGTGTTCGATTCCACAATATACGGTGCCCAGTAGAACTCTATACTCGCATTGTATTcctataaaacaaacaaaaaagtagagaaaatttaaattataagctTTGCTTGCAACACAAGGTACATTAGTGATATCTGACCTAATAAGGTTGACGCTAGTTACAGACGGACGTACCTTTGCTTTAAAAACAAAGTATTTTTGGCCAAGATTCATTGATTTTTCTCCCTCGGGTATAACTGATTCAACCAAACACACGAACGATTCCCATTGGCTTCGTTGCAACGAATCTCCCACAAATAGCAATCTTTTTCCTCTCAGTTTGTTCATTGCTAACTTCGCACTAAATCTGTTTCAagacaaaagtaaaaattagaGATTCTGAGTTATTAACCATAACTAGACATGGTAGGCTTTTGAGTATAGATTAGTTACCGTGGGATGGTACAGTCATCAGGCTGCCATTCCCACCGAAGATAATCAGTTTCTGGTCTTCCGTTTTTCATGCAAGAGAATTGACGGTCGATGTATGGACATGACTCATCAGTGTAGAGTGGCTCAGCTGAGCTATTGTAAACCCATTTCCCGGCTGCAACATTACACTCTTCTGGATCGAATTCAAACCTATCGTCCACCACATCCATATTTTCTGATCTCTCTTCTCGACCATTCTCCTCTCGTATTTTCTCCTCTTGAACTATATCCTCTGTCCATCAcgtaaaaacagaaaaaaaaattatgtgctTACTTGCAACGcaagagaagaaaaacaaaaccagaGTTTGAGGTTCGGGTATCCCGTATCCGTATGTTCTTACTAGGTTTAGAGCTAAGGTCTTTCCTAGGACAAGACTTTAACTTGAGGACATTAGAAGACAAAGTGGAAGAGGACATCAAGCTGATTCTTTCGGTGTATAAGAGAACGAAGAACATAAAACCGCATATAACAAGAACGATGATGGATAGAGGAATCTTGGCTCCTCTACTAGGAACCAAGAAGCTCATAGTGGCAAATCCGTTAATTTTTCTGTGGAATACGTGTCGGGTTAGGAAATTAAAGAGAGAGtgtttggtttatatttgggaAATTAAGCATTGAGTAGGAGTGAAGCTAAAGTCATGTTTGGATGTATTGCTCCCATCTTTTTCCCAATTTAATAAACATGCGGTTAGGGAGGTTAAACTTTGATATGATTGGGTTTTTTCTATTGATTATAATCTGTAAACGTGAAATGCACATTGTCATTCTTTGGGTCGCTTTTTGCCATATAATGAATCCTTATGACGTCTTCCGTTTGATTGTATCTTTTCATCAAGTATTTCATATTAGAGTTCATGTTGGATACTGAAAAAAACTCTGGTTTCAAGcctaaacatatatatacaacatATATCCTTGGAAAAGGCATAGAGTGACTTCCATGAGATTTGACGCGCACGGaagttataaaatcaaaatgtCAATTTGATTAGGAGGGTAAATCAATCGCTAATCAATAATCATTCTTAAAAGGTCTTTTAAAGTGAGGACCAAATAGTTGACGAATTGCACATCGACATCAGCTTAAACGGAGAAAACATATAATCCAATTTGTCAATGGAACATGAAAGCGAAATGAACATACACCAACAATAGTTGGTGTTGCTTGTAAAACCATCAATAGTTTCTTCTATTTTTAGTTTTGGTGATAATTAAATGAATTATTAAAGGCAAACAAACAAATCATTAGCTTCTACTTTCGCAATTAATTATACGCATAGTGGGAAATGCTGCAACATACTTTTCGTCATTGGTCTTGTTTAAGATATTTCATAGAATGAAACACATAAAATTAAGATTGAAAAAATGGAGATGCGGGGTATCGATCCCCGTACCTCTCGCATGCTAAGCGAGCGCTCTACCATCTGAGCTACATCCCCAATGTCGATATCGATTAGAAACCTATTTTAGTCTGCAGGAACAAACCACAAGTTGTTTCCACCTGTATTTGAGCTAA encodes:
- the LOC106424031 gene encoding protein trichome birefringence-like 3, producing MSFLVPSRGAKIPLSIIVLVICGFMFFVLLYTERISLMSSSTLSSNVLKLKSCPRKDLSSKPKDIVQEEKIREENGREERSENMDVVDDRFEFDPEECNVAAGKWVYNSSAEPLYTDESCPYIDRQFSCMKNGRPETDYLRWEWQPDDCTIPRFSAKLAMNKLRGKRLLFVGDSLQRSQWESFVCLVESVIPEGEKSMNLGQKYFVFKAKEYNASIEFYWAPYIVESNTDLPVILDLKKRIVKVDSVEDRSKYWEGADILVFNTYVWWMSGIRMKALWGSFGNGERGAEALDTAVAYRLALKTWANWVDSTVDSNKTKVFFTTMSPTHSRSADWGKPNGPKCFNETEPIKDKSFWGTGSNKEMMKVVSSVVKHMATHVTVINITQLSEYRIDAHTSVYTETGGKMLTAEERADPMRHADCIHWCLPGLPDTWNRILLAHL